A region from the uncultured Macellibacteroides sp. genome encodes:
- a CDS encoding AraC family transcriptional regulator, with product MKDKLMFEPIALNSQSPVIARNFDYDHFFFPLHYHDEFEILYIKEGTGTTFVADGATDFAPGTIILFGSGIPHYSKSSSQFYQNNPNYRLRGSIIQFEKEFMSHPINNYPEFRSTKNLLEQSSQGICFPPECQKLVSQIEKTTSSHGFLRLTNLLQLLFMMSQSQDFRTIGSVLYNTREQSADNNRLKKILTYIEQHYLEEISLEEVAEIGAMNNSSFCRFFKDKTGKTLIQYIIEMRIAYACELLNNTTQDIFQISFTCGFNSISHFNKIFKRITQVTPSHYRTNNLAKMR from the coding sequence ATGAAAGACAAACTTATGTTTGAGCCAATAGCGCTCAATTCGCAGAGTCCTGTTATCGCCCGCAATTTTGATTACGACCATTTCTTTTTCCCTTTGCATTATCACGATGAATTCGAAATTCTTTACATTAAAGAGGGTACAGGTACAACCTTTGTTGCTGATGGGGCAACTGATTTTGCTCCGGGTACAATTATTTTGTTTGGAAGTGGTATTCCGCACTACTCCAAATCTTCTTCTCAATTTTATCAGAATAATCCCAATTACAGACTACGTGGCAGTATTATTCAGTTTGAGAAAGAGTTTATGAGCCATCCTATTAATAATTATCCAGAGTTTAGATCTACAAAAAATCTTCTAGAGCAATCTTCTCAAGGTATTTGCTTTCCTCCTGAATGCCAAAAACTTGTTAGTCAAATTGAGAAAACGACTTCAAGTCACGGCTTTTTAAGATTGACAAACCTTTTACAATTGCTTTTTATGATGAGCCAATCCCAGGATTTCCGTACGATTGGAAGTGTATTGTATAATACCCGTGAACAGTCGGCCGATAACAACCGGTTAAAAAAAATTCTTACTTACATTGAACAGCACTATCTTGAGGAGATAAGTCTGGAAGAAGTGGCAGAAATCGGAGCGATGAACAATAGCTCTTTTTGTAGATTTTTTAAAGATAAAACAGGAAAGACTTTGATTCAATACATCATTGAGATGCGTATCGCATATGCCTGTGAATTATTGAATAATACAACGCAAGACATATTTCAGATTAGCTTTACTTGTGGCTTTAACTCTATTTCGCATTTTAATAAAATCTTTAAACGCATTACACAGGTAACTCCCAGCCATTATCGGACAAATAATCTGGCAAAAATGCGATAA